A single window of Pontiella agarivorans DNA harbors:
- the rpe gene encoding ribulose-phosphate 3-epimerase: MPEIQIMPSILAADFGHLAAGCRRAEEAGADQVHVDVMDGVFVPNISFGPDVVKMAAANVSIPRNVHLMVKKPQDHINAFVAAGSDTIQIHIESVCNIEKTLTAIREVGKRPAITLNPETPAHAIFQCLDNRWVDEVLVMSVHPGFGGQKYLGYVEEKVVEIRRRADWVDIAIDGGIDGETVVPAAAAGCNLFVAGSYLYKQDDMAAAVADMREKAAANFCKAV, encoded by the coding sequence ATGCCCGAAATTCAGATTATGCCGTCGATTCTTGCTGCCGACTTCGGCCATCTTGCCGCCGGATGCCGTCGCGCTGAAGAGGCGGGAGCGGATCAGGTTCATGTGGATGTGATGGATGGAGTTTTTGTTCCCAATATCAGCTTCGGCCCCGATGTGGTGAAAATGGCGGCGGCGAATGTTTCTATTCCCCGTAATGTGCACCTGATGGTGAAAAAGCCGCAGGATCATATCAATGCGTTTGTTGCTGCGGGTTCGGATACGATTCAGATTCACATCGAGTCGGTCTGTAATATTGAAAAGACGCTGACGGCCATCCGGGAGGTGGGCAAACGCCCGGCGATTACTCTGAACCCGGAAACTCCGGCTCATGCCATTTTCCAATGTCTGGATAATCGCTGGGTGGATGAAGTGCTGGTGATGTCGGTGCATCCGGGTTTCGGGGGGCAGAAATATCTCGGCTACGTTGAAGAGAAGGTGGTTGAAATCCGGCGCCGTGCGGACTGGGTGGATATTGCGATCGACGGGGGAATTGACGGCGAAACCGTTGTTCCGGCGGCAGCGGCGGGCTGTAATCTGTTTGTGGCCGGTTCCTATCTTTATAAACAGGATGATATGGCGGCGGCTGTTGCGGATATGCGGGAAAAAGCCGCTGCCAATTTCTGTAAAGCGGTTTAG
- a CDS encoding sodium:solute symporter family transporter: MFGTLNYLVLLLYLAGMIGIGIHFSRRQENSEMFFLGGRKLPWLAVAMSMYASLTSAVTYIGLPGTAYAENISLIIVSFMSPIVAPFILLIFYPLYHRLRVTTSYEYILKRFGAPAKYAVASLFLLARLGWLGTVVYAPAMAMSTVTGIPLWICICMMGLLATVYTALGGLAAVVWTDAIQFIILIGGAVWVSISLIQGVEGGAGAIIALAGETGRLDIGDWKINLFSMTGPAVAISFFFQLMQDYGTDQITVQRLMATGSLKKTVKSVAFNACTDFFIIGLLMFIGLGLFAFFQNTELPAGITPDKTMPYYIIHYLPQGISGLLITAVFAAAMSSMDSGINSIATVLISDFTHGVKNEVRLARQLTLALGLLATALAFYVSTIGGILKAFFSFMGMFSAPVLALFLMGALTQKGNFKGWLIGLGASIAVSIWIQKFTPVHELYYFPASFFVSFSIGLIASRFFQPPEVPSGLTVWKR; the protein is encoded by the coding sequence ATGTTCGGCACACTGAATTATCTCGTTCTGCTGCTCTACCTTGCCGGTATGATCGGCATCGGCATCCACTTTTCCCGAAGACAGGAAAACAGCGAAATGTTTTTCCTCGGCGGGCGCAAGCTCCCATGGCTCGCCGTCGCCATGAGCATGTATGCCTCGCTTACCAGTGCCGTAACCTACATCGGCCTGCCCGGCACCGCCTATGCCGAAAACATCTCGCTCATCATCGTCAGTTTCATGAGCCCGATCGTCGCGCCATTCATCCTGCTGATCTTCTACCCGCTCTACCACCGCCTGCGCGTCACCACATCCTATGAATACATTCTGAAACGCTTCGGGGCCCCGGCCAAATACGCCGTGGCCAGCCTCTTTTTGCTCGCCCGTCTCGGCTGGCTCGGCACCGTGGTCTATGCCCCGGCCATGGCGATGTCCACCGTCACCGGCATTCCACTCTGGATCTGCATCTGTATGATGGGCCTGCTGGCCACCGTCTATACCGCCCTCGGCGGGCTCGCCGCCGTGGTCTGGACCGACGCCATCCAATTTATCATCCTCATCGGCGGTGCCGTCTGGGTTTCCATTTCACTGATCCAGGGGGTGGAAGGGGGCGCGGGGGCAATCATCGCTCTCGCCGGAGAAACCGGTCGGCTCGATATCGGCGACTGGAAAATCAACCTGTTCTCCATGACCGGCCCCGCCGTCGCGATCTCCTTCTTTTTTCAACTCATGCAGGACTACGGCACCGATCAGATTACCGTTCAGCGACTGATGGCCACCGGCTCCCTGAAGAAAACCGTCAAATCCGTCGCCTTCAACGCCTGTACCGATTTTTTCATTATCGGTCTGCTGATGTTTATCGGACTCGGACTCTTCGCCTTTTTCCAGAATACGGAACTTCCCGCCGGCATCACGCCGGACAAAACGATGCCTTACTACATTATCCACTATCTTCCGCAAGGAATCTCCGGCCTGCTGATCACCGCGGTCTTTGCGGCCGCCATGTCCTCTATGGATTCCGGCATCAATTCCATTGCCACCGTACTCATCAGCGATTTCACCCACGGTGTAAAAAATGAAGTCCGCCTCGCCCGGCAGCTCACACTTGCGCTGGGCCTGCTGGCCACCGCTCTGGCATTCTACGTCTCTACCATCGGTGGCATTCTAAAAGCCTTCTTCAGTTTTATGGGCATGTTCAGCGCCCCCGTACTCGCCCTGTTTCTCATGGGAGCCCTGACACAAAAAGGAAATTTCAAAGGCTGGCTCATCGGCCTGGGCGCATCCATTGCCGTCAGTATCTGGATCCAGAAGTTCACGCCCGTTCACGAGCTCTACTATTTCCCCGCGTCGTTTTTCGTGAGCTTCAGTATCGGCCTCATTGCCAGCCGTTTTTTCCAACCACCGGAAGTCCCCTCCGGCCTGACGGTCTGGAAACGCTAA
- a CDS encoding iron-containing alcohol dehydrogenase: MNFEFATAQRIIFGCGKINTLPELAPGLGSKAALITGSSAQRIAPIFNTLKKAGTEPAAFSISGEPTVNRIAQLADGARELGCDYVVAFGGGSVIDAGKAIAALLTNTDDIMNYLEVIGKGLPLTEDPAPCIAIPTTAGTGSEVTRNAVLLSEEHQVKVSMRHPGMLPTIALVDPELTLTMPPEVTASTGLDAFIQLLEAFVSKKANPITDALCREGLRRMGDSLYRVYIKGTDLEARTNMAFASLCGGLALANAGLGVIHGFAGPIGGMFKAPHGLICASLLHASARINHEALQSRADETGALEKYREAAQLILRNPNATIDDALDGLKNICAQMFIPGLEEFGITHADIPVLVEKAKKSSSMKGNPIKLTDEELIAILQESMDAPIDGDATLYM, from the coding sequence ATGAACTTTGAATTCGCCACCGCCCAGCGCATCATCTTCGGGTGCGGAAAAATCAACACCCTCCCGGAACTGGCGCCCGGCCTCGGCAGCAAGGCCGCTCTGATCACCGGAAGCAGTGCCCAGCGAATCGCCCCGATCTTCAATACCCTGAAAAAAGCCGGCACAGAACCCGCAGCCTTCAGCATCAGCGGAGAACCCACAGTCAACCGCATTGCCCAGCTCGCCGACGGCGCTCGAGAGCTCGGCTGCGATTATGTAGTCGCCTTCGGCGGCGGCAGCGTCATCGATGCCGGAAAAGCCATCGCCGCACTGCTCACCAACACCGACGATATCATGAACTACCTCGAAGTCATCGGCAAAGGCCTCCCGCTCACCGAAGATCCTGCCCCCTGCATCGCCATTCCGACCACCGCCGGAACCGGATCGGAAGTCACGCGCAACGCGGTCCTGCTATCGGAAGAACATCAGGTCAAAGTCAGCATGCGCCATCCCGGAATGCTGCCCACCATCGCACTCGTCGATCCCGAACTGACCCTCACCATGCCGCCCGAAGTCACCGCCAGCACCGGACTCGATGCCTTTATCCAGCTACTGGAAGCCTTTGTTTCCAAAAAAGCCAACCCCATAACCGACGCCCTCTGCCGCGAAGGACTGCGCCGCATGGGGGATTCGCTGTACCGCGTCTACATCAAAGGCACCGACCTCGAAGCCCGCACCAATATGGCTTTTGCCAGTCTCTGCGGCGGACTGGCCCTCGCCAACGCCGGACTCGGTGTCATTCACGGCTTTGCCGGCCCCATCGGCGGAATGTTCAAAGCGCCGCACGGGCTGATCTGTGCGAGCCTCCTTCACGCATCCGCCCGCATCAACCACGAAGCCCTTCAGTCGCGCGCCGACGAAACCGGCGCACTTGAAAAATACCGGGAAGCCGCACAACTGATTCTGCGAAACCCCAACGCCACCATCGATGACGCGCTCGACGGCCTGAAAAATATCTGCGCCCAAATGTTCATTCCCGGACTCGAGGAATTCGGCATCACACACGCCGACATCCCCGTCCTTGTTGAAAAGGCCAAAAAATCCAGCAGCATGAAAGGCAACCCCATCAAACTTACCGACGAAGAACTGATCGCAATCCTTCAGGAATCGATGGACGCCCCGATCGACGGCGACGCCACGCTCTACATGTAA
- a CDS encoding FmdB family zinc ribbon protein, translating to MPTYDYECKECGHHFEAFQTMSADPLTSCPKCEGVVQRLIGMGSGVLFKGSGFYETDYRSSGYNKAKAADKPAESAPKKGKKSASNKNAKQAQ from the coding sequence ATGCCAACATATGATTATGAATGCAAAGAGTGTGGTCATCATTTTGAGGCTTTTCAAACGATGTCGGCGGATCCGCTGACGAGCTGTCCGAAATGTGAAGGGGTTGTTCAGCGTTTGATTGGGATGGGATCCGGTGTGCTTTTCAAGGGCTCGGGGTTCTATGAGACCGATTATCGCAGCTCCGGGTATAACAAGGCAAAGGCCGCTGACAAACCTGCGGAATCTGCTCCGAAAAAGGGTAAAAAGTCCGCTTCCAATAAGAATGCGAAACAGGCACAGTAG
- a CDS encoding P-loop domain-containing protein, producing the protein MKDKKEFYNLLAELDGQPFPEYQKLIGDFDFTRYVIKCMNMDLTEEAGLRPVFSIRVPQTISEIPEYLFDSPVRRTAMEDLLLRRMADRIASIAHYDQNGLARRHIHVATPNQKILPRNALLLTREYIEVRIEITLPVRTMVVDGEPTVSIDGAMAQQIFYEDLPEVVSNSLLYCNIDIAEADAHVNCMEDADRLRQYLGASGQVAFVSEGALVSRETDADTPDFSRLDPVEIGDELAEEVEVPHSGVVRGLGIPNGLTLILGESNSGRVDLMDAIAQGIYNHIPGDGREHVVTVADAVNIRSEVGRSIQQVDISAFANRLSDGGLPSSYSTKGAGAFTSQAASTVEALEAGARVLLYDEHSSSSTFLSSDTRVASLMNESSRNTLAARARQMVDELGISMVVAGSSLVAEFIPIADKILKVENFTVTDITEEAKTLDITPAAPVNDTVNLSSMLSRSRWVMPSSIDPSIGREDLVIETDDVDFLQFGRSLIDLDAVRQIADADQARAIGYVLYYAKLRYMDEGYPLREILDLVDRDLSNEGLNALARDVRGDLARPRRYEVAAMLNRLPAFRVSHVTE; encoded by the coding sequence ATGAAGGATAAGAAGGAATTCTACAATCTGTTGGCTGAGCTCGACGGACAGCCGTTCCCGGAGTATCAGAAGCTGATCGGAGATTTCGATTTCACCCGCTATGTCATTAAGTGCATGAATATGGATCTGACCGAAGAGGCGGGCTTGCGTCCGGTTTTCAGTATCCGTGTTCCGCAGACCATTTCGGAGATTCCGGAATATCTCTTCGACAGTCCGGTGCGGCGCACTGCGATGGAGGATCTGTTGCTGCGCCGCATGGCTGATCGCATTGCTTCGATTGCGCACTATGACCAAAACGGTCTTGCCCGTCGGCATATTCATGTGGCTACGCCCAATCAGAAGATTCTGCCGCGCAATGCTTTGTTGCTGACGCGCGAATATATTGAAGTCCGTATTGAGATTACGTTGCCGGTGCGGACGATGGTGGTCGATGGTGAGCCGACTGTTTCTATCGACGGTGCCATGGCTCAGCAGATCTTTTATGAAGATCTGCCGGAAGTGGTAAGTAATTCGCTGCTCTACTGTAATATTGATATTGCCGAAGCGGACGCTCATGTAAACTGCATGGAGGATGCTGACCGTTTGCGTCAGTATCTCGGGGCTTCCGGCCAGGTGGCTTTTGTTTCCGAGGGTGCGCTGGTAAGCCGGGAAACTGATGCTGATACGCCTGACTTTTCCCGTCTTGACCCGGTTGAGATCGGTGATGAGCTGGCTGAAGAGGTTGAGGTTCCGCATAGCGGAGTGGTACGTGGTCTGGGTATTCCAAATGGCCTGACGCTGATTCTCGGCGAATCCAACAGTGGTCGCGTGGATTTGATGGATGCGATTGCTCAGGGAATTTACAATCACATTCCCGGCGATGGCCGTGAGCATGTGGTTACGGTAGCTGATGCGGTGAATATCCGTTCTGAAGTGGGCCGTTCTATTCAGCAGGTGGATATTTCTGCATTTGCCAATCGTCTTTCTGATGGAGGGTTGCCTTCTTCCTATAGCACAAAGGGGGCGGGCGCATTCACCTCTCAGGCCGCTTCAACGGTTGAGGCACTCGAGGCCGGTGCGCGTGTTCTGTTGTATGATGAGCACAGCTCTTCATCCACTTTTCTTTCTTCGGACACCCGTGTGGCTTCGCTGATGAATGAATCGTCGCGTAACACGCTGGCCGCCCGGGCGCGGCAGATGGTGGATGAACTGGGTATTTCCATGGTTGTGGCCGGCAGCAGTCTGGTTGCAGAATTCATTCCGATCGCCGATAAAATCCTGAAGGTGGAGAATTTTACGGTTACGGATATCACGGAAGAGGCCAAGACGCTCGATATCACGCCGGCGGCGCCGGTGAATGATACTGTAAACTTATCTTCGATGCTCAGTCGTTCTCGTTGGGTTATGCCGAGCTCCATCGATCCAAGCATCGGCCGCGAGGACCTTGTGATTGAGACGGATGATGTTGATTTTCTGCAGTTCGGCCGTTCTCTGATTGATCTTGATGCGGTTCGCCAGATTGCGGATGCGGATCAGGCGAGGGCTATCGGCTATGTTCTGTACTATGCGAAGTTGCGCTATATGGATGAAGGGTATCCGTTGCGCGAAATACTCGATCTGGTTGACCGGGATCTTTCTAATGAGGGGCTTAATGCTCTGGCGAGGGATGTACGCGGCGATCTCGCCCGTCCGCGGCGTTATGAAGTGGCTGCGATGCTGAACCGTCTGCCGGCCTTCCGGGTGTCGCACGTTACCGAATAA
- the dtd gene encoding D-aminoacyl-tRNA deacylase, producing the protein MKLVVQRVKRASVTVEGEKISEIGRGLLVLCGVGHDDTECDARFLARKTANLRIFEDEAGKMNRSVKDVGGEILSVSQFTLYGNCAKGNRPSFIDAARPEPGEALFNAYVQALEKIGFFPKTGKFGADMKVDLLNDGPVTLILESSGRARD; encoded by the coding sequence ATGAAACTTGTTGTTCAGCGGGTAAAGCGGGCTTCCGTTACGGTTGAAGGGGAGAAGATCTCCGAAATCGGCCGGGGGTTGCTTGTGCTTTGCGGGGTCGGGCATGATGATACAGAGTGTGATGCCCGTTTTCTGGCCAGAAAAACAGCCAACCTGCGCATTTTCGAGGATGAGGCCGGAAAGATGAACCGCTCTGTAAAGGATGTTGGCGGCGAAATTCTTTCGGTCAGTCAGTTCACGCTCTATGGCAACTGCGCCAAGGGGAATCGTCCGAGTTTTATCGATGCTGCCCGTCCGGAGCCGGGCGAGGCGCTGTTTAATGCATATGTTCAGGCATTGGAAAAAATCGGTTTTTTTCCGAAGACGGGAAAATTCGGTGCGGATATGAAGGTGGATCTGCTTAACGATGGTCCGGTGACGCTGATTCTGGAATCTTCCGGTCGTGCCCGGGATTAA
- the argH gene encoding argininosuccinate lyase, translating to MAKQKTTVGIINNETLAYTAGRDVELDHALITVDCIGTAAHVTMLSKMPVQPKLITEDERKRVIEGLVEIIGQAQRNKFKIQLADQDVHLAVERTLTKKLGDLGKKIHTCRSRNDQVAVDLRLYAKEQLLQTLDEAAALAAALVSFGRKNKMVPMVGRTHMQPGMPSSVGLWATAHAESLLDDCVGLINAYELNDQCPLGSAASYGVPLPIDRQLTSDLLGFGRPTHNVLYANNGRGKMENLVLSAMSQVMLTLSRLSQDLMIFTMPEFDYFQLPAEFCTGSSIMPQKQNPDVCELMRAKASRVKAAELGVYDLIKGSPTGYNRDLQEAKELFMEGIATTRASLRIMTPMIQGTKANKKKLIAGFTPDVFATDRALELVGEGMPFRDAYHYIKENLHELENIDPTEAILLKTHMGAPLGLDWEYFKGRIAAVKETVREERKAFNRAVSKLLGVKYPLK from the coding sequence ATGGCAAAACAGAAAACAACCGTTGGAATTATTAATAATGAAACGCTGGCCTATACCGCCGGCCGCGATGTGGAGCTTGATCATGCGTTGATTACGGTTGACTGCATCGGAACGGCGGCGCATGTGACTATGCTTTCTAAAATGCCGGTACAGCCGAAGTTGATTACCGAGGATGAACGCAAGCGGGTTATTGAAGGACTCGTTGAGATTATCGGTCAGGCGCAGCGGAATAAATTCAAGATTCAACTGGCTGATCAGGATGTGCATCTGGCGGTCGAGCGTACGCTGACTAAAAAGCTGGGGGATCTCGGGAAAAAGATTCATACCTGTCGGAGCCGTAATGATCAGGTGGCGGTGGATTTGCGTTTATATGCCAAGGAACAGCTTCTGCAGACGTTGGATGAGGCTGCGGCGCTGGCCGCAGCTCTGGTTTCCTTCGGTCGGAAAAATAAAATGGTTCCGATGGTTGGAAGAACGCATATGCAGCCGGGAATGCCGTCGAGTGTAGGTCTTTGGGCCACGGCGCATGCGGAGAGTTTACTGGATGACTGTGTCGGACTGATTAATGCATATGAATTAAATGATCAGTGTCCGCTGGGCTCGGCCGCAAGTTATGGGGTTCCGCTGCCAATTGATCGTCAGCTGACCTCTGATCTTCTGGGCTTTGGGCGTCCCACGCATAATGTGCTTTATGCCAATAACGGCCGGGGAAAAATGGAGAATCTGGTTTTGTCGGCCATGAGTCAGGTGATGCTGACGCTGTCGCGCCTGTCGCAGGATCTGATGATTTTCACAATGCCGGAGTTTGATTATTTTCAGCTGCCGGCTGAGTTCTGTACCGGCAGCTCGATTATGCCGCAGAAGCAGAATCCGGATGTCTGTGAGCTGATGCGTGCAAAGGCTTCGCGGGTGAAAGCTGCGGAGCTGGGAGTTTATGATCTGATCAAAGGTTCGCCGACGGGTTATAATCGGGATCTGCAGGAGGCTAAAGAGCTTTTTATGGAGGGGATTGCTACAACGCGGGCCAGTTTGCGGATTATGACTCCGATGATTCAGGGTACGAAGGCAAATAAAAAGAAGCTGATCGCCGGATTTACGCCGGATGTTTTTGCCACGGACCGTGCGTTGGAATTGGTGGGCGAGGGTATGCCGTTCCGGGATGCGTATCACTATATTAAAGAAAATCTTCATGAGCTGGAAAATATCGATCCGACAGAGGCGATTCTGTTGAAAACACACATGGGGGCGCCGCTGGGGCTGGATTGGGAGTATTTTAAGGGTCGTATTGCTGCGGTAAAAGAGACCGTGCGCGAGGAGCGCAAGGCCTTTAATCGTGCCGTCTCTAAATTGCTGGGCGTGAAATATCCGCTGAAATAA
- a CDS encoding secondary thiamine-phosphate synthase enzyme YjbQ produces MVYREKIKIDTVGHRDMHEMTNRVQAIVGRSGIADGTVHVFNVGSTGIIGTIEYEPGLEKDLPDMLDRLIPSGLDYGHECQWHDGNGHSHLQATLMGAEITVPVGDGRLMLGTWQQIFHLEADIKPHSREVVVTVIGE; encoded by the coding sequence ATGGTTTACCGCGAAAAAATTAAGATTGATACGGTTGGGCATCGCGATATGCACGAGATGACCAACCGGGTGCAGGCCATTGTGGGCCGGTCCGGGATCGCTGACGGCACGGTGCATGTATTTAACGTTGGCAGTACAGGGATCATCGGAACTATTGAGTATGAGCCGGGGTTGGAAAAGGATCTGCCCGATATGCTCGACCGGCTGATTCCTTCGGGGCTTGATTACGGGCATGAGTGTCAGTGGCATGACGGCAATGGCCATTCCCATTTGCAGGCCACGCTGATGGGGGCCGAGATTACGGTTCCCGTAGGCGATGGACGGCTGATGCTGGGCACCTGGCAGCAGATCTTTCATCTGGAAGCGGACATTAAACCACACAGCCGTGAGGTGGTTGTGACGGTTATCGGCGAGTGA
- a CDS encoding ribose-phosphate diphosphokinase, translating to MKIISGTGHRVLAEQIAAAAGADLCDVDITRFPDGEVFVKIVENVRGDDLFIVQSVSVNPNEYLMELLIMIDAAKRASADRITAVLPFYGYARQDRKDQPRVPITAKLVANLLVAAGADRILCVDLHAQQIQGFFDIPVDHLYASPVIVKYLRSRDLDDLVVVSPDAGGLKMADAYSKLLDAGIALVGKQRKSATDVEANHLVGDVKGRNTLLVDDMTSTAGTLTAAAKLLEKAGAKSIRAAVSHSLLTEQGIDRLKGSPICELVTTDTVPQREWTSFKVTVLSVADTLAEAICRIHNDQSVSSLFRV from the coding sequence ATGAAAATTATTTCAGGAACAGGACATCGGGTATTGGCCGAGCAGATTGCCGCTGCGGCAGGGGCGGATCTTTGCGATGTGGATATCACACGTTTCCCCGATGGAGAGGTGTTTGTGAAGATCGTGGAGAATGTCCGCGGTGACGACCTCTTTATTGTTCAGTCAGTTTCCGTGAATCCGAATGAGTATCTGATGGAGCTGCTCATCATGATCGATGCGGCCAAGCGGGCGTCTGCAGACCGCATTACAGCGGTTCTTCCTTTCTATGGCTACGCCCGGCAGGACCGTAAGGATCAGCCGCGCGTTCCGATTACGGCTAAGCTTGTCGCTAATCTGCTGGTTGCGGCGGGAGCGGACCGTATTCTCTGTGTCGATCTGCATGCCCAGCAGATTCAAGGATTTTTTGATATTCCGGTGGATCATCTTTATGCGTCGCCCGTGATTGTTAAATACCTTCGGTCGCGGGATCTTGATGATCTGGTTGTGGTTTCGCCGGATGCCGGCGGCCTGAAAATGGCGGATGCCTATTCCAAGCTGCTGGATGCCGGCATTGCACTGGTGGGCAAGCAGCGCAAGAGCGCAACCGATGTGGAAGCCAATCATCTTGTCGGGGATGTTAAGGGGCGCAATACCCTGCTGGTTGACGATATGACTTCAACAGCCGGTACTCTGACTGCGGCGGCCAAGCTGCTGGAAAAAGCCGGCGCAAAATCAATTCGTGCGGCGGTCAGTCACTCCCTGCTGACAGAGCAGGGCATTGACCGCCTGAAAGGTTCACCCATTTGCGAGCTGGTTACCACTGATACGGTGCCGCAGCGGGAATGGACATCATTTAAAGTAACTGTATTATCTGTGGCCGACACGCTGGCGGAAGCCATCTGCCGGATTCACAACGACCAATCCGTCAGCTCGCTGTTCCGGGTTTGA
- a CDS encoding 50S ribosomal protein L25 yields MEDIKLIAKKRELGGSSNSRRLRGEGGLPGVVYGADKEPVSVVVDAHDLEQILHHHASESVMIEIDLEGEGNTRVLVKEVQHHPVTSDLIHVDMQRVVAGQTMQMDIQIELVGEAAGVKAGGTLDHVMHSITVECLPKDVVEAIEIDVSDLEIGQNLHVADLGIDDAFKVLVDDDAIVCGVSGPMADVDEDEEAAAGEPEVLTEKNAE; encoded by the coding sequence ATGGAAGATATTAAACTGATTGCTAAGAAAAGAGAGCTCGGGGGTTCTTCAAATTCACGCCGTTTGCGTGGTGAAGGCGGCCTGCCGGGCGTGGTATACGGAGCGGACAAGGAGCCGGTATCTGTTGTTGTTGATGCGCATGATTTGGAGCAGATTCTTCATCATCACGCCAGTGAGAGTGTGATGATTGAAATCGATCTCGAAGGCGAAGGTAATACCCGCGTTCTGGTGAAGGAAGTTCAGCATCATCCGGTGACCAGTGATCTGATTCACGTGGATATGCAGCGCGTTGTTGCGGGCCAGACCATGCAGATGGATATTCAGATTGAGCTCGTCGGAGAGGCTGCCGGGGTTAAAGCCGGCGGAACGCTGGATCATGTGATGCACAGCATTACAGTTGAGTGTCTGCCGAAGGATGTTGTTGAGGCGATTGAGATTGATGTTTCCGATCTGGAAATTGGTCAGAATCTGCATGTCGCTGATCTCGGTATTGACGATGCCTTCAAGGTGCTGGTTGATGACGATGCAATTGTCTGCGGTGTCTCCGGTCCGATGGCTGACGTTGATGAAGATGAAGAAGCCGCTGCCGGAGAGCCGGAAGTGCTTACTGAAAAGAATGCTGAGTAA
- the pth gene encoding aminoacyl-tRNA hydrolase: MRLVVGLGNPGKEYERTRHNVGFMVVEELARRQGAVLKKKFLFPARVAKCRIGEHEVRLIEPSTFMNCSGKAVWGAMKKWRAEPGNTVVVYDDVDVAFGGIRVRAKGSGGSHNGMKSVLEWLQTKGFPRVRVGIGPKPPEMDMIKFVLGGFPEQEHLKLEKVVERAADAVESIFSVGTERTMNEFNQLQIG, translated from the coding sequence TTGAGACTGGTCGTCGGGCTGGGAAATCCCGGAAAAGAGTATGAGCGCACCCGCCACAATGTAGGTTTTATGGTTGTGGAGGAACTGGCCAGGCGTCAGGGCGCTGTACTCAAAAAAAAGTTTTTGTTTCCCGCCCGTGTGGCGAAATGCCGGATCGGGGAGCACGAGGTGCGGTTGATTGAACCGAGCACCTTCATGAACTGCAGCGGTAAAGCGGTCTGGGGTGCGATGAAAAAATGGCGTGCTGAACCGGGAAATACTGTGGTGGTTTACGATGATGTCGATGTTGCTTTCGGCGGAATCAGAGTTCGGGCAAAGGGCTCGGGCGGAAGTCATAACGGCATGAAATCAGTGCTGGAATGGCTTCAGACCAAAGGGTTCCCCCGCGTGCGGGTGGGCATCGGGCCAAAGCCGCCTGAAATGGACATGATCAAGTTTGTGCTGGGCGGCTTCCCCGAACAGGAGCATTTGAAGTTGGAAAAGGTTGTCGAACGTGCCGCTGATGCGGTAGAAAGCATCTTTTCCGTAGGAACTGAACGAACCATGAACGAGTTCAACCAGTTACAGATAGGTTAA
- the rpsF gene encoding 30S ribosomal protein S6: MNTYEGLFIFPEALDEEGLDQAIGRVKEELEKLGGSIDSAVRMGKKTFARALKKQKAGLYVNITFKLEGEKVDTFKSRLKLTTNVFRHQFVVAEGAEVAQEA, encoded by the coding sequence TTGAATACGTATGAAGGACTGTTCATCTTTCCGGAGGCACTGGACGAAGAAGGACTCGACCAGGCAATCGGCCGTGTGAAAGAAGAACTCGAAAAGCTGGGCGGCTCGATTGATAGTGCTGTCCGCATGGGAAAAAAGACGTTTGCCCGCGCGCTGAAAAAGCAGAAGGCCGGCCTTTATGTGAACATTACGTTCAAGCTTGAAGGTGAAAAGGTTGACACATTCAAAAGCCGTCTGAAACTGACCACGAATGTGTTCCGTCATCAGTTTGTTGTTGCCGAAGGAGCAGAAGTCGCTCAGGAGGCGTAA
- a CDS encoding single-stranded DNA-binding protein has translation MASYNKVLLMGNLTRNPEIRYTPSGTAVADLGLAVNENFKNKAGETVEQTCFVDVVVWGRQAETSAEYLQKGSPVFIEGRLQLDQWENQQGEKRSKLRVRADRVQFLGAPGKGTEFSAAPSSAPQDNVTQPPPVADDEDDVPF, from the coding sequence ATGGCCAGTTATAATAAGGTCCTGCTCATGGGAAACCTGACGCGTAATCCGGAAATCCGGTATACGCCGTCTGGTACTGCCGTGGCTGATCTGGGGCTGGCCGTTAATGAAAACTTCAAAAACAAAGCGGGTGAAACGGTTGAACAGACCTGTTTTGTGGATGTGGTTGTTTGGGGACGCCAGGCCGAAACATCGGCTGAGTATCTCCAGAAGGGCTCTCCCGTTTTTATTGAGGGAAGGCTTCAGCTGGACCAGTGGGAAAACCAGCAGGGCGAAAAACGGAGTAAGCTGCGCGTACGTGCAGACCGTGTGCAGTTCCTCGGGGCCCCTGGAAAAGGTACGGAGTTTTCTGCGGCACCTTCATCAGCTCCGCAGGATAACGTTACGCAGCCACCCCCGGTTGCGGACGATGAAGATGATGTGCCGTTTTAG